One genomic region from Phragmites australis chromosome 1, lpPhrAust1.1, whole genome shotgun sequence encodes:
- the LOC133908268 gene encoding paired amphipathic helix protein Sin3-like 4: protein MKRARDDALMGSQLKRPNLARSDPAAQPQHMPLPGSASAAAPPPAAAQPAQQPSAGATASYSASQKLTTNDALVYLKAVKDKFQDKREKYEEFLEVMRDFKSERIDTNGVIIRVKTLFNGYPDLILGFNAFLPKGYAIKLQEEKKPVDFVEAINFVNKIKSRFQHDEHVYKAFLDILNMYRKDNKSIQDVYHEVAMLFSDHKDLLEEFQHFLPDTSVAPQPVASRGGLVKRDDRSSLMPPASRTPHNDKRYMLHADRDFSVDRPDVEHDRQKRRLDKEKERKVDRDRRDYEREDKDVDNESRELDVGQRKRKPFPRKLEETTGAETHQGAPTENHRIHSVSASSYDDKDALKSVYTQEFHFCEKVKEKLEHEAYQEFLKCLHIYSQEIITRSELKNLVNDILQQYPDLMDGFNEFLEHCENIDGFLAGVFNKRQTAKTVKTEDKEKDREREREDKDRDREKERERPEKGSTFNPKEGACHKPSVYPPGKEKYNLSKPISELDLSNCQRCSPSYRLLPKIYPMPPASNRTDLGASVLNDHWVSVTSGSEDYSFKHMRKNQYEESLFRCEDDRFELDMLLESVNAATKRVEELIEKMQDNSVKPDSPIRIDEHLTPLNLRCIERLYGDHGLDVMDVLRKNASVALPVILTRLKQKQEEWSRCRSDFNKVWAEIYAKNYHKSLDHRSFYFKQQDTKNLSTKSLLTEIKEINEKKRKEDDVLLAIAAGNRRPIVPNMSFEYIDSKIHEDLHKIIKYSCGEICNSSDQLDKVMRIWTTFLEPILGVQPRIHGAEDLDLVKPKSRTTKSGLASVAESNTGAGVVAKQGHGDESVLHEQGPSSRSRLVNGIAADTQNGFHDADRTARRSEEPSNAALNGRVHGAVSAADDMLALSTQNMSTERSSENAAVVRAEQHKANSELTPGVNASRSSHDGVETAGEARACNETLSSAEGGETGRSGSSLNGGCTNEGNKVRLNNEGSAPHNTSKVEREEGELSPNGDFEEDNFVPFEDGSSKAKEGSTSRPFQGRPGEVVPSCAEAAGENDADADDEGEESAQRSTEDSENASEAGEDASGSESGDGEECSREDHDEEEEDMDHDDQDAKAESEGEAEGTTETHDVEGGISLPLSERFLYAVKPLAKHVPTALHDRDEKSSRIFYGNDSFYVLFRLHQILYERLLSAKTNSFNAEKKWRTSKDTNPPDLYAKFTSALYNLLDGSSDNTKFEDDCRAIIGTQSYVLFTLDKLIYKVVKQLQAIATDEMDNKLLQLYLYEKSRSPGRFFDLVYHENARVLLHDESIYRFECCSNPTRLSIQLMEYGHEKPEVTAVSIDPNFSSYLFSEYLSSMSDKKLSEGVFLVRNKRKHSNNDEPSDSLKAMDGIKVVNGLECKISCKTSKVSYVLDTEDFLFRLQKRRKLLHGGNVPDRLQVSKIYAAKVQRFNRFLSKP from the exons ATGAAGCGCGCCAGGGACGACGCGCTCATGGGGTCACAGCTCAAACGCCCCAACCTCGCCCGATCCGATCC GGCGGCGCAGCCGCAGCACATGCCCCTGCCGGGCTCAGCGTCGGCGGCAGCGCCACCACCTGCGGCTGCCCAGCCGGCGCAGCAGCCGTCCGCCGGTGCCACGGCCAGCTACTCGGCCAGCCAGAAGCTGACTACCAACGATGCGCTCGTCTACCTCAAGGCGGTGAAGGATAAGTTCCAGGACAAGCGGGAGAAGTATGAGGAGTTCCTTGAGGTCATGCGTGACTTCAAGAGCGAGAG GATTGATACAAATGGAGTGATTATTCGTGTGAAAACACTGTTCAACGGGTACCCTGATCTGATCCTTGGGTTCAATGCTTTCTTGCCCAAGGGCTATGCGATCAAACtacaggaggagaagaagcctGTCGATTTTGTGGAAGCTATCAATTTCGTGAACAAGATAAAG AGTCGGTTCCAGCACGATGAGCATGTCTACAAGGCATTCTTGGACATACTCAACATGTATCGCAAGGATAATAAGTCCATCCAAGACGTTTACCATGAG GTTGCGATGCTGTTCAGTGACCATAAAGATTTACTGGAAGAATTCCAGCACTTTTTGCCTGATACCTCAGTGGCTCCACAACCAGTGGCCTCAAGGGGTGGTTTGGTTAAGCGGGACGACAGGAGCTCTCTAATGCCTCCTGCCAGTAGGACTCCTCACAATGATAAG AGGTATATGTTGCATGCTGACCGTGACTTTAGTGTCGATCGTCCTGATGTGGAGCATGATCGCCAGAAAAGACGTCTTGATAAGGAAAAAGAACGGAAGGTGGACAGGGATAGAAGAGATTATGAGAGAGAAGACAAGGATGTTGATAATGAGAGCAGAGAGCTGGATGTTGGACAGCGTAAGCGCAAACCTTTTCCAAGGAAGCTGGAGGAAACGACAGGTGCTGAGACACACCAAGGAGCCCCCACTGAGAATCATAGAATACATAGCGTATCCGCTTCATCATATGACGATAAGGATGCACTGAAGA GTGTATACACACAGGAATTCCATTTCTGCGAGAAAGTGAAGGAGAAGCTGGAACATGAAGCTTACCAGGAGTTTTTGAAATGTCTGCATATATACAGCCAAGAGATTATTACAAGAAGTGAattgaagaacttg GTGAATGATATACTTCAGCAATATCCAGATCTCATGGATGGGTTCAACGAATTCTTAGAGCATTGTGAAAATATAG ATGGATTTCTGGCTGGAGTCTTCAATAAAA GGCAAACTGCAAAGACTGTTAAAACTGAGgacaaagaaaaagatagagagCGGGAGAGGGAGGATAAGGACAGAGATCGggaaaaggaaagagagagacCTGAGAAAGGATCAACATTCAATCCGAAGGAAGGTGCTTGCCACAAACCTTCTGTGTACCCACCTGGCAAAGAGAAGTATAACCTATCCAAACCAATATCAGAGCTTGATCTCTCAAACTGTCAACGATGCAGTCCAAGTTACCGGCTTCTACCGAAAATT TATCCCATGCCCCCTGCAAGCAACAGGACTGATCTTGGAGCCTCTGTTCTTAATGATCACTGGGTATCAGTGACATCGGGAAGTGAAGATTATTCGTTTAAGCACATGCGGAAGAATCAGTATGAAGAAAGCTTATTTAGATGCGAAGATGACAG GTTTGAGCTGGATATGCTGTTGGAATCAGTTAATGCAGCAACTAAGCGTGTTGAAGAGTTGATAGAAAAGATGCAAGACAACTCAGTAAAACCTGATAGCCCTATTCGCATTGATGAACATTTAACTC CTTTGAATCTGAGGTGCATTGAACGATTATATGGTGATCATGGTCTGGATGTGATGGATGTTCTTCGCAAAAATGCTAGTGTTGCGTTGCCAGTTATCTTAACCAGGCTCAAACAAAAGCAAGAAGAGTGGTCAAGGTGCCGATCAGATTTCAATAAAGTTTGGGCTGAAATATATGCCAAGAATTATCACAAGTCACTTGACCATCGTAGTTTCTATTTCAAGCAGCAAGATACGAAGAACCTGAGCACAAAAT CGCTACTGACTGAGATTAAAGAAATTaatgagaagaaaaggaaggaggATGATGTACTCCTTGCTATTGCTGCTGGAAATAGGCGGCCTATAGTTCCCAATATGTCATTTGAGTATATAGATTCCAAAATCCATGAAGATCTACATAAGATCATTAAGTACTCCTGTGGCGAAATCTGCAATTCTTCGGATCAACTAGACAAAGTGATGAGAATATGGACAACTTTTCTGGAGCCAATTTTGGGTGTTCAGCCTCGAATCCATGGTGCCGAGGATCTGGACCTAGTTAAGCCCAAGAGCCGAACAACAAAATCTGGTCTTGCAAGTGTTGCGGAAAGCAATACTGGAGCAGGGGTTGTTGCCAAGCAAGGCCATGGTGATGAAAGCGTTCTGCATGAACAAGGACCATCTTCTCGGTCTAGATTGGTGAATGGAATTGCAGCagatactcaaaatggtttccaTGATGCCGATCGAACTGCCCGTAGAAGTGAGGAACCATCAAATGCTGCACTAAATGGAAGAGTGCATGGTGCTGTCTCTGCCGCAGATGACATGCTGGCCCTAAGTACCCAAAACATGTCTACCGAGCGATCATCAGAGAACGCTGCTGTTGTTAGGGCTGAACAACATAAGGCGAATTCGGAACTCACACCAG GTGTGAATGCTTCTAGAAGTTCTCACGACGGAGTTGAGACGGCTGGTGAAGCCAGAGCTTGCAATGAAACATTGTCTTCTGCAGAG GGTGGGGAGACAGGGAGGTCAGGATCATCTTTAAATGGTGGATGCACCAATGAGGGAAATAAAGTCCGCCTAAATAATGAAGGTTCTGCACCCCATAATACTTCAAAAGTTGAAAGAGAAGAGGGTGAATTATCGCCTAATGGAGATTTTGAAGAGGACAATTTTGTCCCTTTTGAAGATGGATCATCTAAAGCAAAGGAAGGTTCTACAAGCAGACCATTCCAGGGTAGGCCTGGGGAAGTGGTACCATCTTGCGCTGAGGCAGCTGGTGAGAATGACGCTGATGCTGATGATGAGGGTGAGGAAAGTGCTCAGAGATCTACTGAGGACAGTGAAAATGCCTCTGAGGCTGGTGAAGATGCATCGGGCAGTGAATCTGGTGATGGTGAGGAATGCTCTCGTGAAGACCatgatgaggaagaggaggatatgGATCACGATGATCAGGATGCAAAGGCCGAAAGTGAGGGTGAGGCAGAAGGAACAACTGAGACACATGATGTGGAAGGAGGAATATCACTACCGCTTTCAGAACGCTTTCTGTATGCAGTAAAACCACTTGCCAAGCATGTACCTACAGCTTTACATGATAGAGATGAGAAGTCCTCCCGTATATTTTATGGGAATGATTCGTTTTATGTCTTGTTCAGGCTACACCAG ATCTTATATGAGAGACTACTTTCAGCAAAGACAAACTCTTTTAATGCTGAAAAGAAATGGAGAACTTCCAAGGATACAAACCCTCCTGACCTATATGCGAA GTTTACGAGTGCGCTGTACAACTTGCTTGATGGTTCGTCTGACAATACCAAGTTTGAGGACGACTGCCGAGCTATTATTGGAACTCAATCATATGTTCTCTTTACTTTAGATAAACTGATTTACAAAGTCGTGAAACAG CTTCAAGCTATAGCGACAGACGAAATGGACAATAAGCTTCTGCAACtatatttatatgaaaaatcaaGGTCTCCTGGGAGGTTCTTTGATCTAGTTTATCATGAAAATGCCCGTGTCCTCCTCCATGATGAGAGCATATATCGATTTGAATGT TGCTCAAATCCGACAAGGTTGTCTATTCAGCTGATGGAATATGGTCATGAAAAGCCAGAAGTGACCGCAGTATCAATTGATCCAAATTTTTCTTCGTACCTTTTTAGTGAGTATTTGTCTAGTATGTCAGACAAGAAATTATCTGAAGGCGTCTTCCTTGTAAG GAACAAGCGGAAACATTCAAATAATGACGAGCCTTCAGATTCTTTGAAGGCTATGGATGGTATCAAAGTTGTAAACGGTCTTGAATGCAAGATATCATGCAAGACCTCTAAG GTATCATATGTCCTTGACACCGAAGATTTCTTGTTTCGGTTACAGAAGAGGAGGAAACTTTTACATGGTGGGAATGTGCCTGACAGGTTGCAGGTTTCGAAAATATATGCTGCAAAAGTGCAGCGCTTCAATAGATTCCTATCCAAACCTTAG
- the LOC133908279 gene encoding uncharacterized protein LOC133908279, which translates to MSRANEIFRADSRMMVVFGAFTSKPEALTFEESLRFVKKVKARDYMLYLSLFDILGRMELSQLEAYRELRLLFRNYPDLCEELEKFRPPVPTKHATNNIWPWVFVCAVPLVAVSLIPALGNPVLWFVQQTIGEKMTA; encoded by the exons ATGTCGAGAGCAAATGAGATATTTAGGGCGGACTCGAGAATGATGGTGGTCTTCGGTGCCTTTACATCAAAACCGGAGGCATTGACATTTGAAGAATCCCTCAGATTTGTGAAGAAAGTGAAG GCTCGTGATTACATGTTGTATTTGTCACTATTTGAcattcttggcagaatggagtTGTCCCAGCTTGAGGCCTACCGAGAG TTACGGCTGCTGTTTCGAAATTACCCAGATTTGtgtgaagagcttgaaaagTTTAGACCACCCGTGCCTACAAAGCACGCAACAAACAACATTTGGCCCTGGGTTTTTGTGTGTGCTGTTCCATTGGTCGCAGTCAGCCTAATTCCGGCGCTTGGAAACCCAGTACTGTGGTTTGTTCAACAAACTATTGGTGAAAAAATGACTGCATGA